Below is a genomic region from Mycolicibacter hiberniae.
TCCTTCAAAAACCGCAGCGCGACATCGTAGGTCGCTCCGCCCCAGCACTCGACCGAGAGCAGCTCGGGCATGGTGCGGGCCACGTAAGGCGCCACCTTGACCAACCCGCTGGTGCGCACCCGGGTGGCCAGCAACGACTGGTGGGCGTCCCGGAACGTGGTGTCGGTGACGCCCAAGGCCGGTGAGTCCCGGAGCCAGCGGGCGAAACCCTCCGGCCCCAGCTCGACCAGTCGCTGCTTGGAACCCGGCGGCGGTGGCACCGTCAGGTCCAACTCGGGCAGCTTGTCACGCGGGTAGACCGTCGACGGCCGGGTGCCGTGCGGACTGTTGACGGTGACATCGGCCAGGTAGTTCAGGATTCTCGTGCCACGGTCGGCCGAGGCACGCGCGGTGAGCAGTTGCGGCCGCTCATCGATGAACGAGGTGGTGACGTGCCCGGCTGAGAAGTCCGGGTCGTCGAGCACCGCCTGCAGGAACGGGATGTTGGTGGCCACCCCGCGGATGCGGAACTCCGCGATGGCCCGGCGGGCCCGCTTCACCGCGGTGGGAAAATCCCTTCCCCGGCAGGTCAGTTTGACCAGCATCGAGTCGAAGTGGGCGCTGACCTCCGCACCCAGGTTGGTACCGCCGTCCAGCCGGATGCCGGCCCCGCCCGGACTGCGGTAGGCGCTGATTCGCCCGGTGTCGGGTCGGAAGCCGTTGGCCGGGTCCTCGGTGGTGATACGGCATTGCAGCGCCGCACCGTGCAGCGTGATCGAGTCCTGCGACAACCCGAGGTCCGCCAGCGACTCGCCCGCTGCGATCCGAAGCTGCGACGACACCAGGTCCACATCGGTGATCTCTTCGGTGACGGTGTGCTCCACCTGGATCCGGGGATTCATCTCGATGAACACATGGTGACCGCGTTCGTCGACGAGGAACTCCACCGTGCCAGCACAGGTGTAACCGATATGGCGTGCGAAGGCGACGGCGTCGGCGCAGATCTTCTCGCGCAGCGCGGGATCCAGATTCGGCGCCGGCGCCAGCTCGACGACCTTCTGATGCCGGCGCTGAACGCTGCAGTCGCGCTCGTAGAGGTGGATCACGTTGCCGTGGTTGTCGGCCAGGATCTGGACCTCGATGTGGCGCGGGTTCACCACCGCCTGCTCGAGGTAGACGTGGGCGTCCCCGAACGCCGAATCCGCTTCGCGGCTGGCGGCCTCCACGGCTTCTGCCAGCGCGTCGGCGTCGGCGACACGGCGCATACCGCGCCCGCCACCGCCGGCCACCGCCTTGACGAACAGGGGGAAGGTCATGTCCTGGGCCGCGGCGAGCAACTGCGCCACCGATGTCGACGGCGCCGACGATGCCAGCACCGGCAGGCCCGCCTCCCGCGCGGCTGCCACCGCGCGAGACTTGTTCCCGGTCAGTGCCAGCACCGCGGCACTGGGACCGACGAAGGTGATGCCGGCGTCCGCGCACGCCTGGGCCAGCCGGGGATTCTCGGAGAGAAACCCGTAGCCCGGGTACACCGCGTCGGCGCCGCAGCGGATCGCGGTGCCGACGATCTCGTCGACCGACAGGTAGGCGCGGACCGGATGGCCCTCTTCGCCGATCTGGTAGGACTCGTCTGCCTTGAGCCGGTGCAGCGAGTTGCGGTCCTCGTAGGGATAGACGGCCACGGTGCCGACCCCGAGTTCGCAGGCGGCACGGAAGGCACGGACAGCGATCTCCCCGCGGTTGGCCACCAGCACTTTGGAGATCACATCCACCCCTACAACAGCGTTATCCAGTAGTCCTGAAACCGAATAAATATCAACAGGAATAACGCGATAAACCATAACGCAGCCACGGTCCAGCGCCACCGGTGCAAATATTGCAAATTGTTGCGTATATCGCTCTGCTCATATGCCAGGGCTGCGAACATCACCAGCAGGCACAGCGTGACCGCCCAGACCACCATGCAGTACGGGCACAGCGCTCCGATGCGGTACAGGCTCTGAAAGATCAGCCAGTGCACGAAACCCGCCCCCGCCAGGGTGCCCAGTGCCAGCCCGTTCCAATACCACCGGGGCAGTGGAACTTTCCCAACAGCCAGCACACCGGTGACGATCACCACGGTGAATGCGATGATGCCCAGCAGCGGGTTGGGGAAGCCCAGCACGGAGGCCTGCGGGGTGACCATCACCGACCCGCACGACAGCACCGGGTTGAGGTTGCACGACGGCACGTACCCCGAGTCCAGCAGCAGCTTGATCTTCTCGACGGTCAGCGTGACCGAGGCGGCCAGCCCGATGACTCCGCCGATCAGCACCGCCCAGGCCCGCGACGCGGCGAGCGGCACCGCCTGCTGCTCGTGCGGTTCTACCGCCGAAGCGGTGATGGTCACGACTCCGGGGCCGCGGGCACCGACATGCCCGGCAGGTCACCGACGATCTCGCGGATCTTGGAGACCAGGGCCTCTGGGGTGGAGGGCCGGTAGTCCTCGCCGTTGATCCGCAACGTGGGGGTGGCGTGGATGCCGCCGGCCGCAGCCATACCGCCCACCATCTTGAGGTATTTGCCGCTGTTGATGCACGCCGGAACGGTCCCGGCAGCCCCGGCCTGGCGGGCCAGCTCGATGAGGCGCTTGTTGTCCGGGAAGTCGGTCCCGATCTCCGACGGCTGAAGCTGCTCGGTGTAGAGCGCGGTGTGGAACCGGCGGAAGGCGTCGTTGTTCTCGTCGGCGACGCAGTAGGCGGCGGCACCGGCACGCGACGAGTAGTTGTCGTTCTGCGGCCGGTCCAGGATCGCGACCATGTGGTAGTCGGCGGCGATCGCCCCGCTGTCGATCAGCCGGGACACGGTGGGACCGAAGGCCCGCTCCAGGTTGCCGCAGGCCGGGCAGAGGAAGTCCTCATAGAACGTCAGCACGGCCTTGGGCTCGTCGGTGCCCTCCTTGGTGACCAGCTTGCTCGAGGTGACCCGGACCGCCTCGCCGGCACTGGCGCCCTTCTTGTGGCCGTTGGACACCACGATGTAGCCGATCAGACCCACCGCGAAGACCACCACGATGGCGACCAGCCCGATCTGCATGGCGAGATTGCGTTTCTGGTCGCCGGCCTTCAAGCCGGAGGCGCCGGGGCGTTTGGGTTTGCTGGCCACAGTCGGTTGGTCCTCGTCTTCGGTGGTCGGTTGTGCGGCTCTACAGTACCGGCGTGAGCGGCCTCAGCCGCGGCTGAGGTGGGCGCGCAGCGCCGAGATCAGCTCACCAGTGGCAGTCGCGCTGCCGCCGCCCAGACCGAACAGATTGATGAACGCGTGTGTCAAGGTCGGCATCCGCCGCAGGTCGACGACGACTCCGGCCTCGCGCAGGGCCGCAGCGAACTGCTCGCCCTCGTCGTAGAGCGGATCGAAACCCGCCAGCGCCATCAGTACCGGCGGCAGTCCCGACAGGTCGTCGGCCAGCAGCGGAGACACCCGCGGGTCACTGGGGTCGAGCTGCGATCGGCCCACATATTGCTCGGTGAACCAGTCGATGTCGTGCTTGGTCAGCAGGAAACCCTCCCCGTAGAGGGTGCGCGAGCGGGTCTGGGCGGTGCTGTCGGCCACCGGGTAGATCAGCCACTGCAGCACGGGCGCCGGCCCGCCCTCGTCGCGGGCCCGCAGCGCCACCCCGGCGGCCAGGTTGGCGCCCGCGCTGTCCCCGCCGACAGCGACCCGGCCGGTCAGTCCGCCCAGTTCGGCGGCGTGGTCGACGGCCCAGCGGAACGCCGCGCAGGCGTCGTCGAGTGCCGCCGGCGCGGGATGCTCGGGCGCCAGCCGGTAATCCACCGACAGCACCGCAACGTCGCCGTCACGGCAGGTCAGCCGACAGATCGCGTCGTGGCTGTCCAAGTCGCCGAGCACAAATCCGCCACCGTGGTAGAAGACGAGCAGCGGCTTGGCGCCGTCACCGGGCGGGCGGTAGTGCCGAGCGGCGATGTCGCCGGCGGGGCCGGGCAACACGAGGTCGCGTACATCGACGCGGATGTCGCCGCCGCCGAGCCCGTCGGAGGTCAGGCGCAACTGGGCGCGGGAGGCGTCCGCGTCGTCACCGATGACCAATCCGTGGACACCCATCGCGTGCTGTGCGGCCAGCGTCAATCGCAGCGTGGGGTCGAGGGTCTTGCCGTCGATGGTCACCGACCGCCCGCCGGTCAGGAGCCGCTGCACCCCGATCGGCAGCCTTGGAGTGACCTTCATGCCGGCCTTCACCAGGGTGCTCTTTAGCTGATCGGACCACCTGGCACCCCGCCGGGAACCGGGCCCGGCTGGCAGACTTCGTGGCATGGCTGCTGGAGATGGCTTGCGTTCGGTCACGCTCAACGACGGTAATTCCATCCCCAGCGTCGGTTTTGGGGTTTACAAGATTTCGCCCGCCGAGACCGAACGCGCGGTGAGCAGTGCGCTGGCGGCCGGCTACCGCCACATCGACACCGCGGCCCTCTACGGCAACGAACGCGAGGTGGGCCGCGCCGTCGCAGCCTCTGGGCTGGGGCGCGACGAGGTCTATGTGGTCACCAAGGTGTGGAACGCCGACCAGGGCTACGACTCGACGCTGAGGGCGTTCGAGGCGAGCATGGACCGGCTCGGGCTGGACGTTCTGGACCTGTACCTGATCCACTGGCCCCTGCCGATGCGCGGCAAGTTCGTCGAGACCTTCCGGGCCATGGCCCACCTGCGGGATCAGGGCCGGATCCGCTCGATCGGGGTGAGCAACTTCGCCGCCGATCACCTCAAGGTGCTCATCGATGCGACCGGGATCGTGCCGGTGGTCAATCAGATCGAGCTGCACCCGCGCTTCAGCCAGCCCGAACTGCGTGCGCTGCACGCCCGCCTCGGCATCGCCGCCGAGGCCTGGGCGCCGTTGGGGCGCGGTTCGCTGCTGACACATCCGACGGTCGCCGCGGTGGCGCGGCGGTGCGGCAAGACCCCGGCACAGGTGCTGATCCGGTGGCATATCCAGCTGGGTAATATCGTGATTCCGAAATCGGTCCACCGGGAGCGCATCGTCGGCAACTTCGAGGTCTTCGACTTCGAACTCGGCACGCCAGAGATGGCCGAGATATCCTCGCTCGACGACGGCGCCCGGCTGGGGCCCGATCCACGAACGTTCGATTACACAGGTAGGTGAAATGACGTCGGGCACTGCGATCCCCTCTGTCACGCTCAACGACGGTCACACCATGCCGACTCTGGGCATCGGGGTGGGCGAGTTGTCCGAGGCCGAAACCGAGCGGGCCGTCTCGACGGCGCTCGAGCTGGGCTGCCGGCTGATCGACACCGCCAAGGTGTACGGCAACGAGGCCGCGGTGGGCCGAGCCATCGCGGCGTCGGGAATCCCGCGCGAGGAGGTGTTCGTCACCACCAAGCTGGCCAACGCCGACCAGGGCCTGACCGCCGCCATCGAGGCCTGCAAGGCCAGCCTGGAGCGGCTCGGGATGGACTACATGGACCTCTACCTGATCCATTGGCCGGCCCCGCCGCTGGGCATGTACGTGGACAGCTTCGGCGGGCTGATCCAAACCCGGGAGATGGGACTGGCCCGGTCGATCGGGGTGTGCAACTTCACCACCCAGCACATCGACGATGTGATCGATTTGGCGTTCGAGACTCCTTCGGTCAACCAGATCGAGCTGCACCCGCTGCTCAACCAGGCCGAGCTGCGTGCCGCCAACGCTGAGCGCGGCATCGTCACGGAGGCGTACAGCCCGCTGGCGGTGGGCCGCCTGCTCGACCACCCGACGGTTACCGCGATCGCCGCCGAGTACGGCAAGACCCCGGCGCAGGTGCTGATCCGGTGGAGCCTGCAGCTGGGCAACGTGGTGATCCCCCGCTCGGCCCAGCCGGAGCGCATCGCCGCCAACCTCGACGTGTTCGGCTTCGAGCTGG
It encodes:
- a CDS encoding pyruvate carboxylase, translating into MISKVLVANRGEIAVRAFRAACELGVGTVAVYPYEDRNSLHRLKADESYQIGEEGHPVRAYLSVDEIVGTAIRCGADAVYPGYGFLSENPRLAQACADAGITFVGPSAAVLALTGNKSRAVAAAREAGLPVLASSAPSTSVAQLLAAAQDMTFPLFVKAVAGGGGRGMRRVADADALAEAVEAASREADSAFGDAHVYLEQAVVNPRHIEVQILADNHGNVIHLYERDCSVQRRHQKVVELAPAPNLDPALREKICADAVAFARHIGYTCAGTVEFLVDERGHHVFIEMNPRIQVEHTVTEEITDVDLVSSQLRIAAGESLADLGLSQDSITLHGAALQCRITTEDPANGFRPDTGRISAYRSPGGAGIRLDGGTNLGAEVSAHFDSMLVKLTCRGRDFPTAVKRARRAIAEFRIRGVATNIPFLQAVLDDPDFSAGHVTTSFIDERPQLLTARASADRGTRILNYLADVTVNSPHGTRPSTVYPRDKLPELDLTVPPPPGSKQRLVELGPEGFARWLRDSPALGVTDTTFRDAHQSLLATRVRTSGLVKVAPYVARTMPELLSVECWGGATYDVALRFLKEDPWERLAALRETLPNICLQMLLRGRNTVGYTPYPELVTSAFVQEAAETGIDIFRIFDALNNVDSMLPAIDAVRETGSAVAEVAMCYTGDLASPDEKLYTLDYYLRLAEQIVGAGAHVLAIKDMAGLLRPAAASTLVSALRSRFDLPIHVHTHDTAGGQLASYVAAWQAGADAVDGAAAPLAGTTSQPSLSSIIAAAAHTGYDTGISLDAACDLEPYWEALRKVYAPFESGLAAPTGRVYRHEIPGGQLSNLRQQAKALGLADRFEDVEVNYAAADAILGRLIKVTPSSKVVGDLALALVGAGVSAEEFAADPSRVDIPDSVIGFLRGELGEPAGGWPEPLRAKALVGRGAPREVQQLSADDEAVLGKSGPPRQARLNHLLFPGPTKDFEADRELYGDISRLSANQFFYGLRQGEEHRVRLERGVELLIGLEAISEPDERGMRTVMCIINGQLRPVEVRDRSVASVVPVAEKADRNKPGHIAAPFAGVVTIGVAEGQQVSAGQTVATIEAMKMEAAITAPTDGTVARVAVAATAQVEGGDLLVVLS
- a CDS encoding aldo/keto reductase, giving the protein MAAGDGLRSVTLNDGNSIPSVGFGVYKISPAETERAVSSALAAGYRHIDTAALYGNEREVGRAVAASGLGRDEVYVVTKVWNADQGYDSTLRAFEASMDRLGLDVLDLYLIHWPLPMRGKFVETFRAMAHLRDQGRIRSIGVSNFAADHLKVLIDATGIVPVVNQIELHPRFSQPELRALHARLGIAAEAWAPLGRGSLLTHPTVAAVARRCGKTPAQVLIRWHIQLGNIVIPKSVHRERIVGNFEVFDFELGTPEMAEISSLDDGARLGPDPRTFDYTGR
- a CDS encoding DsbA family protein; amino-acid sequence: MASKPKRPGASGLKAGDQKRNLAMQIGLVAIVVVFAVGLIGYIVVSNGHKKGASAGEAVRVTSSKLVTKEGTDEPKAVLTFYEDFLCPACGNLERAFGPTVSRLIDSGAIAADYHMVAILDRPQNDNYSSRAGAAAYCVADENNDAFRRFHTALYTEQLQPSEIGTDFPDNKRLIELARQAGAAGTVPACINSGKYLKMVGGMAAAGGIHATPTLRINGEDYRPSTPEALVSKIREIVGDLPGMSVPAAPES
- a CDS encoding alpha/beta hydrolase — translated: MPRSLPAGPGSRRGARWSDQLKSTLVKAGMKVTPRLPIGVQRLLTGGRSVTIDGKTLDPTLRLTLAAQHAMGVHGLVIGDDADASRAQLRLTSDGLGGGDIRVDVRDLVLPGPAGDIAARHYRPPGDGAKPLLVFYHGGGFVLGDLDSHDAICRLTCRDGDVAVLSVDYRLAPEHPAPAALDDACAAFRWAVDHAAELGGLTGRVAVGGDSAGANLAAGVALRARDEGGPAPVLQWLIYPVADSTAQTRSRTLYGEGFLLTKHDIDWFTEQYVGRSQLDPSDPRVSPLLADDLSGLPPVLMALAGFDPLYDEGEQFAAALREAGVVVDLRRMPTLTHAFINLFGLGGGSATATGELISALRAHLSRG
- a CDS encoding vitamin K epoxide reductase family protein; its protein translation is MTASAVEPHEQQAVPLAASRAWAVLIGGVIGLAASVTLTVEKIKLLLDSGYVPSCNLNPVLSCGSVMVTPQASVLGFPNPLLGIIAFTVVIVTGVLAVGKVPLPRWYWNGLALGTLAGAGFVHWLIFQSLYRIGALCPYCMVVWAVTLCLLVMFAALAYEQSDIRNNLQYLHRWRWTVAALWFIALFLLIFIRFQDYWITLL
- a CDS encoding aldo/keto reductase, which translates into the protein MTSGTAIPSVTLNDGHTMPTLGIGVGELSEAETERAVSTALELGCRLIDTAKVYGNEAAVGRAIAASGIPREEVFVTTKLANADQGLTAAIEACKASLERLGMDYMDLYLIHWPAPPLGMYVDSFGGLIQTREMGLARSIGVCNFTTQHIDDVIDLAFETPSVNQIELHPLLNQAELRAANAERGIVTEAYSPLAVGRLLDHPTVTAIAAEYGKTPAQVLIRWSLQLGNVVIPRSAQPERIAANLDVFGFELAEEHMDSLNGLNDGTRVREDPLTYTGT